From the Candidatus Bathyarchaeota archaeon genome, one window contains:
- a CDS encoding 3-isopropylmalate dehydratase small subunit produces MIIAGRAWRFGDDVNTDLILPGRYLDLTDPEEMARHAMEGILPSFPERVKPGDIIVAGRNFGCGSSREHAPLALKHAGVGAVVAESFARIFYRNSINIGLPALQCRGAASEVVDGDDLEIDLNGGILNNLRTGVRLQFTPLPSFLVDIITEGGLTNYLRRHMGEWMDEKV; encoded by the coding sequence TTGATAATAGCTGGCAGGGCCTGGAGGTTCGGGGACGACGTGAACACGGACCTGATACTGCCTGGAAGGTATCTCGATCTCACAGACCCCGAGGAGATGGCTAGACACGCTATGGAGGGGATCCTCCCATCCTTTCCCGAGAGGGTCAAACCGGGCGACATCATCGTGGCCGGGAGGAACTTCGGGTGCGGATCGAGCAGGGAGCACGCCCCCCTAGCACTTAAACATGCCGGGGTTGGAGCGGTCGTGGCCGAGTCTTTCGCCAGGATCTTCTACAGGAACTCCATCAACATAGGCCTCCCAGCCCTCCAATGCCGGGGAGCCGCATCTGAAGTGGTGGATGGGGACGACCTGGAGATCGACTTGAATGGGGGGATCCTCAATAACCTGAGAACAGGTGTAAGACTCCAGTTCACACCCCTCCCCAGCTTCTTAGTGGATATAATAACGGAGGGGGGCCTTACAAACTACTTGAGGAGGCACATGGGGGAGTGGATGGATGAGAAGGTATAG
- a CDS encoding 3-isopropylmalate dehydratase large subunit: MGRTTSEKILARASGVEDARAGEIVKARVDAALIPDLTAILSFKAMRETGRDRVWDPEKVFLFLDHVAPASSIRAATIHRDVRRIAWEQGIRNLYDVDAGVCHQVLAEAGHVGPGMVVVGADSHTCTHGALGAFATGLGSTDMGAVLATGKTWFRVPETIRINVEGAFPPMVTPKDLILKIIGELGAEGASYKAVEYTGSTIRRMGISGRMTICNMTVEMGGKTGIVEPDAETARYLMERGGETPGWVKSDPDAEYERVYQFTVDELEPQVSCPDNVDNVKPIGDVEGTPIDQVFIGSCTNGRIEDLEAAASILRGRRVKKGVRLIVVPASREVYLEALRAGILEALAEAGALICNPSCGPCFGGHIGILADGEVGLATSNRNFRGRQGSPDARVYLVSPYVAAASALKGAITDPREVLEA, encoded by the coding sequence ATGGGGCGAACAACCTCGGAGAAGATCCTAGCCCGCGCCTCGGGAGTGGAGGATGCCAGAGCTGGGGAGATCGTGAAGGCCAGAGTGGACGCGGCATTAATCCCGGACCTGACGGCCATCCTCTCCTTCAAGGCGATGAGGGAGACTGGGAGAGATAGGGTCTGGGATCCAGAGAAGGTCTTCCTCTTCCTAGACCATGTCGCCCCAGCCTCCTCCATAAGGGCCGCAACCATCCACAGGGATGTGAGAAGGATAGCGTGGGAGCAGGGGATAAGGAACCTCTACGACGTGGACGCCGGAGTATGCCACCAGGTCCTAGCCGAGGCTGGGCATGTTGGGCCTGGTATGGTGGTCGTGGGGGCGGACTCCCACACATGCACTCATGGAGCCCTGGGAGCCTTCGCAACCGGCTTAGGCTCAACCGATATGGGGGCGGTACTGGCCACGGGAAAGACCTGGTTCAGGGTGCCTGAGACCATCAGGATAAACGTCGAAGGGGCATTCCCACCCATGGTCACCCCTAAGGACCTCATCCTCAAAATAATAGGGGAGCTTGGGGCCGAGGGGGCCAGCTACAAGGCGGTGGAGTACACAGGGAGCACGATCAGGAGGATGGGGATCTCGGGGAGGATGACCATCTGCAACATGACCGTGGAGATGGGAGGCAAGACAGGTATTGTCGAGCCCGACGCCGAGACGGCCAGATACCTCATGGAGCGGGGAGGAGAAACCCCGGGATGGGTTAAGAGCGACCCAGACGCGGAGTATGAGAGGGTGTACCAGTTCACGGTGGATGAGCTTGAGCCCCAGGTCTCATGCCCAGACAATGTTGACAACGTTAAGCCAATTGGAGACGTGGAGGGCACTCCCATAGATCAGGTCTTCATAGGCTCGTGCACAAATGGGAGGATCGAGGACCTCGAGGCTGCAGCCTCCATCCTGAGAGGCCGAAGGGTAAAGAAGGGGGTAAGGCTGATTGTGGTACCCGCCTCCAGAGAGGTATACCTAGAGGCTTTGAGAGCGGGCATCCTCGAGGCCTTAGCAGAGGCGGGAGCGTTGATCTGCAACCCCTCCTGCGGCCCCTGCTTCGGGGGCCACATAGGCATCCTGGCGGATGGGGAGGTCGGCCTCGCCACCTCTAATAGGAACTTCAGGGGGAGGCAGGGAAGCCCTGATGCGAGGGTCTACCTGGTATCTCCATACGTCGCGGCCGCCTCAGCCTTGAAGGGGGCCATAACAGATCCCCGGGAGGTGCTGGAAGCTTGA
- the ychF gene encoding YchF-related putative GTPase, with the protein MVTVAIIGKTNVGKTTFFNAATLLNAEISTHPFTTREPNEGVAYVCDACVCRELGVKDNPQNSACIEGWRYAPVRLLDLPGLIKDAWKGRGLGTKFLSVIGQADALIHIVDASGSVDAEGRLTKPGRGNPVQDVLDIEMEVERWMADIILRNRQLIAREASSSPLEEAVAKVLSGIKADPLQVERALHRAELLDLPIERWDVDEAISFSASLLPLIKPILIVANKMDLPTAEENLEMLTSFFSDRLVAACSAEAELILRRAEKMGLLHYTPGQEKFVLREEARLTPEQWRALEYVEKRVMARWLRTGIQQALNTVVFKLLRMNMVYPVADESRYSDNHGNILPDVHLMPDGSTPLDLARNVHTRLAENYILAIDAKTGMRLPKEYNLRHRDVIKIVTQPRTKPKR; encoded by the coding sequence TTGGTGACCGTCGCCATAATAGGAAAGACGAATGTGGGTAAGACGACCTTCTTCAACGCTGCAACCCTCCTCAACGCCGAGATATCCACCCACCCCTTCACTACAAGGGAGCCAAATGAAGGAGTGGCCTATGTATGTGACGCATGTGTCTGCAGGGAGTTAGGCGTTAAAGACAATCCTCAGAACTCAGCCTGCATAGAGGGCTGGAGATACGCCCCCGTAAGGCTTCTGGATCTGCCGGGCCTGATAAAGGACGCCTGGAAGGGTAGGGGCTTGGGAACCAAGTTCCTCTCAGTCATCGGGCAGGCGGACGCCCTGATCCACATCGTCGACGCCTCAGGCTCCGTCGACGCCGAGGGTAGGCTTACCAAGCCTGGGAGAGGGAACCCGGTTCAAGATGTATTGGATATCGAGATGGAGGTGGAGCGGTGGATGGCCGACATCATCCTGAGGAACAGGCAGCTCATCGCCCGAGAGGCCTCATCCTCCCCGCTGGAGGAGGCTGTGGCTAAGGTCCTATCAGGGATTAAAGCCGACCCCCTTCAAGTTGAAAGGGCGTTGCATAGGGCGGAACTCTTGGATCTGCCCATAGAGCGCTGGGATGTAGATGAAGCGATCAGCTTCTCGGCCTCCCTCCTCCCATTGATCAAGCCGATCCTGATTGTTGCGAACAAGATGGACCTGCCCACGGCAGAGGAGAACCTCGAGATGCTCACCAGCTTCTTCAGCGATAGGCTGGTTGCCGCCTGCTCGGCTGAGGCGGAGCTCATCCTTAGGAGGGCTGAGAAGATGGGCCTCCTCCACTATACGCCGGGGCAGGAGAAGTTCGTCTTGAGGGAGGAGGCCCGCCTCACACCCGAGCAGTGGAGGGCATTGGAGTATGTTGAGAAGAGGGTTATGGCGAGGTGGCTAAGGACCGGCATCCAGCAGGCCCTGAACACAGTGGTCTTCAAGCTCCTCAGGATGAACATGGTCTACCCAGTCGCGGATGAGTCGAGATACTCCGACAACCATGGGAACATCCTGCCAGATGTCCACCTAATGCCCGATGGCTCAACACCCCTAGACCTAGCCAGAAACGTACACACAAGGCTGGCTGAGAACTACATCCTAGCGATAGACGCCAAGACGGGCATGCGCCTCCCGAAGGAGTACAACCTCAGACACCGAGATGTTATAAAGATAGTTACCCAGCCAAGAACTAAGCCCAAGAGATAA
- a CDS encoding type II toxin-antitoxin system RelE/ParE family toxin: MFQVIVSQRAIKSIEKLPEHYKRRIFELLLIFRENPVPAEYYDIKKLRGYTNIYRARIGDIRIIYETLWNIKKVHILLVERRERAYS, from the coding sequence ATGTTTCAAGTAATCGTATCTCAAAGAGCCATAAAATCCATTGAGAAACTCCCAGAGCATTATAAAAGAAGGATCTTTGAGTTGCTATTAATTTTCCGCGAAAACCCAGTCCCAGCCGAATATTACGACATCAAAAAGCTCAGAGGATACACGAATATTTATAGGGCTAGAATAGGTGACATACGAATAATCTACGAGACATTATGGAATATTAAAAAGGTTCATATATTGCTAGTTGAACGAAGAGAAAGAGCCTACTCTTAA
- a CDS encoding 5-formyltetrahydrofolate cyclo-ligase, protein MVSASDFKREVRERVWRLLEERGAARFPRPVYGRIPNFSGAEVAARRILQLEEFRSAEVVKVNPDSPQMMVRKGVLEEGKTLLMPSPRLRGKFLILDPERIPRRLYGRAASISGAFQLGEEADLEELPKVDLIVCGSVAVTERGERIGKGGGYSELEYAILRELGLAGDETPIVTSVHELQIVEYIPLEAHDFTVDYIATPDRILRAAGERRRPRGVIWEELSEEEINQMPLIRNLRKNT, encoded by the coding sequence ATGGTCTCGGCTTCTGATTTTAAGAGGGAGGTGAGGGAGAGGGTCTGGAGACTCCTCGAGGAGAGGGGTGCGGCGAGGTTTCCTAGACCTGTTTATGGTAGGATCCCAAACTTCTCAGGGGCAGAGGTCGCCGCTAGAAGGATCCTCCAACTGGAAGAGTTCAGAAGTGCTGAGGTTGTTAAGGTGAATCCCGACTCCCCACAGATGATGGTTAGGAAGGGTGTTCTGGAAGAAGGAAAGACCCTACTAATGCCCTCCCCGAGGTTGAGGGGAAAGTTCCTGATCTTGGATCCCGAGAGGATCCCTCGAAGGCTTTATGGTAGGGCAGCCTCCATCTCCGGGGCCTTCCAGCTGGGGGAGGAGGCTGATCTGGAGGAGCTCCCAAAAGTCGACCTCATAGTCTGTGGCTCGGTGGCTGTCACAGAGAGGGGTGAGAGGATAGGGAAGGGGGGAGGTTACAGTGAGCTTGAGTACGCCATCCTAAGAGAGCTGGGCCTCGCCGGAGATGAAACCCCCATTGTGACATCCGTCCACGAGCTCCAGATAGTCGAGTACATTCCATTAGAGGCACATGACTTCACAGTCGACTACATAGCGACCCCTGATAGGATATTAAGAGCCGCGGGGGAGAGGAGGAGGCCGAGGGGGGTTATATGGGAGGAGCTCTCGGAGGAGGAGATAAACCAGATGCCTCTTATCAGGAATCTTAGGAAGAATACTTAA
- a CDS encoding site-specific integrase, which translates to MERRAENREQTAGEISRSPSELLFNYAWWMKKQGLKESTIEPRIRLLKILVKRGVDLLDPERVKEAIARQDAWCEGRKANAVDVYTNFLRMLNLRWEPPRYRRERRLPFIPTEAELDQLIAGCGRKTATFLQLLKETGVRCGEAWRLRWTDVDLENNIVTITPEKGSEPRQFKVSGKLIAMLNALPREGVKIWRAKMKTIQRTFQQSRARIAEKTRNPRILRITFHTFRHWKATMEYHKTKDIIHVMKLLGHRNINNTLKYTQLIKTDDEYISKVARTVEEACALIEAGYEYVTEFREEGVKIFRKRR; encoded by the coding sequence ATGGAGAGGAGGGCGGAGAACAGGGAGCAAACCGCGGGGGAGATCTCCAGGAGCCCTTCAGAGCTGCTGTTCAACTATGCTTGGTGGATGAAGAAGCAAGGCCTCAAGGAGTCCACAATAGAGCCTCGAATACGACTATTGAAGATCCTCGTAAAGAGAGGGGTAGATCTCTTAGATCCTGAGAGAGTAAAGGAGGCTATAGCCCGTCAGGATGCCTGGTGTGAAGGCAGGAAGGCCAACGCGGTGGATGTATATACCAATTTCCTCAGGATGCTCAACCTGAGGTGGGAGCCGCCTAGGTATAGGAGAGAGAGGAGGCTACCCTTCATCCCCACGGAGGCAGAGCTGGACCAGTTGATAGCGGGATGCGGAAGGAAGACAGCAACATTTCTACAGTTGTTGAAGGAGACAGGCGTGAGATGCGGAGAAGCCTGGAGATTGAGATGGACCGATGTAGATCTCGAAAATAACATAGTGACCATCACACCGGAGAAGGGGAGTGAGCCGCGACAGTTCAAGGTCAGCGGAAAACTGATAGCCATGCTTAACGCCCTACCGAGGGAGGGTGTAAAAATATGGAGGGCCAAGATGAAGACCATACAGCGAACCTTTCAACAATCCCGGGCGAGGATCGCCGAGAAGACTAGGAATCCGAGGATCCTAAGAATCACATTTCACACCTTCAGGCATTGGAAAGCTACCATGGAATATCATAAGACAAAAGACATAATTCACGTCATGAAACTTCTCGGACACCGAAACATCAACAACACATTAAAGTATACTCAACTCATAAAAACCGATGATGAATACATCTCAAAAGTCGCCAGGACCGTAGAAGAGGCATGTGCACTGATAGAGGCCGGATACGAATATGTCACAGAGTTCAGAGAGGAAGGAGTTAAGATATTCAGGAAGCGCAGATGA
- a CDS encoding VOC family protein, with amino-acid sequence MIPEDRIMLREVAHLCIAVRDVERAAKAFAEIFGIGPFRVRVLHTPSSRGFVHGEPAEFTIKFGFARLGPITLELAQPLEGRTILQDFLKERGEGIHHIGLPAPTPFEAELEKWRRQGIHPLQSSRMEDPEEGWAYMDTQNLVGCILEILCFKRYQ; translated from the coding sequence ATGATACCCGAGGATAGGATAATGCTCCGAGAGGTCGCCCACCTCTGCATAGCGGTCAGGGATGTGGAGAGGGCGGCCAAGGCCTTCGCAGAGATTTTCGGGATAGGCCCATTCAGGGTGAGGGTCCTCCACACCCCAAGCTCCAGGGGCTTCGTCCATGGAGAGCCTGCCGAGTTCACCATAAAGTTCGGCTTCGCCAGGCTTGGCCCCATAACCCTAGAACTCGCCCAACCCTTGGAGGGGAGGACGATCCTCCAGGATTTTCTGAAGGAGCGTGGGGAGGGGATCCACCACATAGGGCTGCCAGCCCCCACACCCTTCGAAGCGGAGCTGGAGAAGTGGAGGAGACAGGGTATACACCCTCTCCAGTCGAGCAGGATGGAAGACCCCGAGGAGGGATGGGCCTACATGGACACCCAAAACCTTGTGGGATGCATCCTAGAGATACTCTGCTTCAAAAGGTATCAATAA
- a CDS encoding Lrp/AsnC ligand binding domain-containing protein: protein MRGERTGMTIKAYIFMSIMAGLEEEACRKLTEFEGVKEVATIFGEYDAIAKTETRDIDQLKDLILEKLRGVPGITYTATMIVDKEYQHPYQPKEPNNAKFINTQPLKVESGEPW, encoded by the coding sequence ATGAGAGGAGAGCGAACAGGTATGACCATCAAGGCCTACATCTTCATGAGCATAATGGCAGGCCTAGAGGAGGAGGCGTGCAGGAAGCTCACCGAGTTCGAGGGGGTTAAAGAGGTGGCGACCATATTCGGAGAGTATGACGCCATAGCAAAAACAGAGACAAGGGATATAGACCAGCTAAAAGACCTAATACTTGAGAAGCTGAGGGGGGTGCCGGGAATCACCTACACAGCAACAATGATAGTAGACAAGGAGTATCAACACCCCTACCAACCAAAAGAACCCAATAACGCAAAGTTTATCAACACTCAACCCCTAAAGGTTGAATCCGGGGAGCCCTGGTAG
- a CDS encoding isocitrate/isopropylmalate dehydrogenase family protein codes for MRRYRIAVIPGDGIGPEVISATLPILEAVAEKRGDLGFEFVTLQAGDRAKEELGEALPKETVMGVEGCDACLFAAVGRTASEVILPLRQRLDLYANVRPAKVYPNIPTLAKRADLILVRENTEDLYRRIGFREHDWGVALRIITRRASERIARYAFELARREGRGRVTSVHKANVLDFTDDIFLEACRKVAGDYPEIEYEEMIVDTCAMRLVMNPEHFDVLVTTNMFGDILSDLAAGLVGGLGMTPSGNIGDSRAIFEPVHGSAPDIAGRGIANPIATILSARMMLEWLGEADAAREVERGVIRTLEKGASLTPDLGGSAKTWELADAIRRNILEQP; via the coding sequence ATGAGAAGGTATAGGATCGCCGTCATACCTGGAGATGGGATAGGGCCGGAGGTCATCTCCGCCACGCTTCCCATACTTGAAGCCGTCGCGGAGAAGCGTGGAGACTTAGGCTTCGAGTTTGTGACGCTCCAGGCGGGGGACAGGGCGAAGGAGGAGCTGGGCGAAGCCCTACCAAAGGAGACCGTGATGGGGGTGGAGGGCTGCGACGCATGCCTCTTCGCAGCCGTCGGCAGGACGGCGAGCGAGGTTATCCTCCCCCTAAGGCAGAGGCTCGACCTCTACGCAAATGTGCGCCCGGCGAAGGTATACCCGAACATCCCAACCCTAGCTAAAAGGGCCGACCTAATCTTGGTGAGGGAGAACACCGAAGACCTCTACAGGAGGATCGGATTCAGGGAACACGACTGGGGCGTAGCCCTGAGGATAATCACCAGGAGGGCCTCTGAGAGGATAGCGAGATACGCCTTCGAGCTCGCGAGGAGGGAGGGAAGGGGGAGGGTCACCTCAGTCCACAAGGCCAACGTGCTTGACTTCACAGACGACATCTTCCTAGAGGCCTGCAGGAAGGTCGCAGGAGATTACCCGGAGATAGAGTATGAGGAGATGATCGTGGACACATGCGCCATGAGGCTCGTGATGAACCCCGAGCACTTCGACGTCTTGGTCACGACCAACATGTTCGGAGACATACTCTCAGACCTCGCAGCAGGCCTAGTCGGAGGATTGGGCATGACCCCCTCAGGGAACATAGGAGACTCGCGGGCTATATTCGAGCCAGTCCACGGGTCAGCCCCAGACATAGCTGGAAGGGGGATAGCGAACCCGATAGCCACCATCCTCTCAGCCAGGATGATGCTAGAATGGCTGGGAGAGGCCGACGCCGCCCGGGAGGTTGAGAGGGGGGTGATAAGAACCCTCGAAAAGGGAGCATCCCTAACCCCAGACCTGGGGGGATCAGCCAAGACCTGGGAGCTGGCCGATGCCATAAGGAGAAACATCCTCGAACAACCCTGA
- a CDS encoding proteasome subunit alpha produces MPRAYDRAITIFSPEGRLYQVEYALELVKRGAPIAGVASPEGVV; encoded by the coding sequence ATGCCGAGGGCCTATGACAGGGCTATTACCATCTTCTCGCCTGAGGGGCGCCTTTATCAGGTTGAGTATGCTTTGGAGCTTGTGAAGAGGGGGGCGCCGATTGCGGGCGTCGCCTCACCGGAGGGTGTCGT
- a CDS encoding 2-isopropylmalate synthase produces MEGRFYLSGFTGNRDVRPPERVYIFDTTLRDGEQTPGVAYTVEEKVMIARQLDKLGVDVIEAGFPITSPGEAEAVRRIAGEGLEARVCALARPIRREIDMALACDIDYIHIFIATSDIHLEHKLKMKREEALRQAVEGVEYAKEHGLYVEFSPEDATRTEIQFLKEVCKAVCEAGADKINLPDTVGVLTPRTTYEFFKEMKSSVKVPLSAHAHNDFGLATANTLAAVEAGAEQVHVCVNGMGERAGNASLEQVVIGLLAQYNVKTRVRTQYISETSDLVQRLSGVYLPPTAPIVGDNAFAHESGIHVHGILGHPGTYEPLTPELVGRSRRIVAGKHTGRHAIDAMLRDMGLNPNTEQLRAISEEVKRLGDMGKKVSDADLYAIARNIMDIKGEERVKLKQLLVVTGNTVTPTATVTLLVDGKELVGSGIGNGPIDAAVNAIRKVVDGFADIRLERFSMKAITGGTDAIAEVTVLLRRGERSATSTGVNGDTVMASVEAILKGMNRLL; encoded by the coding sequence TTGGAGGGAAGGTTTTATCTAAGCGGTTTTACTGGAAACCGGGATGTTAGGCCTCCTGAGAGGGTTTACATCTTCGACACCACGTTGAGGGATGGGGAGCAGACCCCTGGCGTGGCATACACCGTCGAGGAGAAGGTGATGATCGCCAGGCAGCTGGACAAGCTCGGAGTCGACGTAATAGAGGCTGGCTTCCCGATAACATCGCCGGGTGAGGCTGAGGCTGTGAGGAGGATAGCTGGGGAGGGCTTGGAGGCAAGGGTCTGCGCCTTAGCTAGGCCTATAAGGAGGGAGATAGACATGGCGTTAGCATGTGACATCGATTATATCCACATATTCATAGCCACCTCAGACATCCACCTGGAGCACAAGCTGAAGATGAAGAGGGAGGAAGCCCTCAGGCAGGCAGTTGAGGGGGTGGAGTACGCGAAGGAGCATGGATTGTATGTAGAGTTCTCACCAGAGGACGCTACTAGGACTGAGATCCAATTCCTCAAGGAGGTCTGCAAAGCCGTATGCGAGGCAGGTGCCGACAAGATAAACCTCCCTGACACGGTTGGGGTCTTGACGCCCAGGACCACCTACGAGTTCTTCAAGGAGATGAAGTCCTCGGTTAAGGTTCCACTGAGCGCCCACGCCCATAACGACTTCGGATTGGCCACTGCGAACACTCTTGCCGCTGTCGAGGCGGGAGCCGAACAGGTCCACGTATGCGTGAACGGGATGGGGGAGAGGGCCGGGAACGCCTCCCTGGAGCAGGTGGTCATAGGCCTCCTAGCCCAGTACAACGTGAAGACCCGTGTAAGAACCCAGTATATATCTGAGACCTCAGACCTTGTCCAGAGGCTGAGCGGGGTTTACCTACCGCCTACCGCCCCTATAGTGGGAGACAACGCGTTCGCCCACGAGTCAGGCATCCACGTCCACGGGATCCTGGGGCATCCCGGTACCTACGAGCCCCTAACCCCCGAACTGGTCGGGAGGAGTCGGAGGATTGTCGCGGGCAAGCATACGGGTAGGCACGCGATAGACGCCATGCTGAGGGATATGGGACTCAACCCCAACACCGAACAGTTGAGGGCAATATCTGAGGAGGTTAAAAGGCTTGGGGACATGGGGAAGAAGGTCTCGGACGCCGACCTCTACGCCATAGCCAGGAACATCATGGACATTAAGGGGGAGGAGAGGGTTAAGCTCAAGCAGCTCCTAGTGGTGACAGGGAACACGGTTACCCCCACAGCGACCGTTACCCTACTGGTGGATGGGAAGGAGCTGGTAGGCTCAGGGATCGGGAACGGCCCGATAGACGCGGCCGTGAACGCCATAAGGAAGGTGGTCGACGGATTCGCCGATATAAGGCTCGAGAGGTTCTCGATGAAGGCGATAACAGGAGGGACAGACGCCATAGCCGAGGTAACGGTTCTACTGAGGAGAGGGGAGAGAAGCGCAACCTCAACGGGGGTGAACGGGGACACGGTCATGGCCAGCGTGGAAGCCATCCTGAAGGGGATGAACAGGCTCCTCTAA
- a CDS encoding putative toxin-antitoxin system toxin component, PIN family, whose protein sequence is MPLSKKRVPRVVLDVNVWVSALLWGGKPAEIIKAAEEGKAVILASEEIVGEISQVLNYPRLRNVYKAAGLLYKDLIETVLKIVKFVEVTMHINIVMEHPADDKFIECALAAGADYIVSGYKHLLKIGGYRKIRILSVTEFLKIIKAK, encoded by the coding sequence GTGCCCTTATCGAAGAAGCGCGTGCCCAGAGTAGTTCTGGATGTTAATGTTTGGGTTTCTGCTTTGCTCTGGGGAGGAAAGCCCGCGGAAATTATAAAGGCGGCTGAAGAAGGCAAAGCTGTCATTTTGGCCTCCGAGGAGATCGTTGGGGAAATCAGCCAGGTTTTGAACTACCCGAGGCTCAGAAATGTGTATAAAGCTGCAGGTTTGCTTTATAAAGACCTTATTGAGACTGTGCTCAAAATCGTCAAGTTCGTCGAAGTGACTATGCACATAAATATTGTTATGGAGCATCCTGCTGATGACAAGTTTATCGAATGCGCCCTGGCGGCAGGTGCAGATTACATAGTCAGCGGATATAAGCACCTGCTCAAAATAGGCGGTTATAGGAAAATTCGGATATTATCAGTGACCGAGTTTCTTAAAATCATAAAGGCTAAATGA
- a CDS encoding GrpB family protein encodes MEGLVGTVVLVDYDPTWPLLYEEEKARILDVVGGTVLSVEHIGSTAIPGLVAKPIIDLMAGVEGPKEAGICIIPLRGLGYLDVTPLPGGPDIDEWYYCLGKGVHSVGYHLHLVRYGGRHWEDHIIFSDYLRSHPDVAEDYGRLKRRLATLYGSDRRSYTDGKTRFIEEVISKARDSTERSKQFKFTHYFHPIPPLQR; translated from the coding sequence TTGGAAGGTTTGGTAGGAACTGTTGTGCTCGTCGACTATGATCCCACTTGGCCTCTGCTCTATGAAGAGGAGAAGGCTCGGATTTTGGATGTCGTGGGTGGAACGGTGCTTTCCGTTGAGCACATAGGGAGCACTGCTATCCCTGGTTTGGTGGCGAAGCCCATAATAGACCTGATGGCAGGAGTTGAGGGGCCCAAGGAGGCCGGGATATGCATAATCCCTCTTAGGGGTCTGGGGTATCTCGATGTGACCCCTCTTCCCGGAGGTCCTGATATAGATGAGTGGTACTACTGCCTGGGGAAGGGGGTTCACAGTGTTGGATATCACCTCCATCTTGTGAGGTATGGGGGGCGCCACTGGGAGGATCACATCATATTCAGTGACTATCTGAGGTCCCACCCCGATGTTGCAGAGGATTATGGAAGGTTGAAGAGGAGGCTCGCAACCCTCTACGGCTCAGACAGAAGGAGCTATACCGATGGAAAAACACGTTTCATCGAGGAGGTTATCTCGAAGGCAAGAGACTCGACTGAGAGATCGAAGCAATTTAAATTTACACATTACTTCCATCCGATCCCTCCGCTCCAAAGGTGA
- a CDS encoding DUF4405 domain-containing protein, producing the protein MADLRIRAVLFFSMTILLSLSIITGFVLYLWPHGPRSGQLLFLGSTKEEWIDLHTYLSILAVFVMVVHIILNRQLVKTYYKLTVKGEQ; encoded by the coding sequence ATGGCCGATCTTCGAATTAGAGCTGTTTTATTCTTCAGTATGACCATATTGCTTTCGCTTAGTATCATAACCGGATTTGTTCTGTACCTTTGGCCCCATGGTCCTAGGTCAGGCCAGCTTTTATTCCTTGGGTCCACTAAAGAAGAGTGGATTGATTTGCACACATACCTTTCTATACTGGCAGTTTTTGTAATGGTTGTGCATATAATTTTAAATCGACAGTTAGTAAAGACTTATTACAAATTAACTGTTAAAGGAGAACAATAG